A single genomic interval of Psychroserpens sp. NJDZ02 harbors:
- a CDS encoding tRNA dihydrouridine synthase, which yields MSTTLLSSPLQGFTDFRFRNAFHHYFGGIDTFYAPYIRLNGKLKIKQSYQLDLQPENNTTLEVIPQVMTNDPDEFMFVVKYVQSLGYKELNWNLGCPYPMVTKSGMGSGLICNPAKINDVLKKAHDESDITVSMKMRMGYDHAEEILDTFPILDSYPLKNIAIHARIGKQLYKGPVDLEAFERCITSTKHKLYYNGDITSVAAFKKIEARFPSIDHFMIGRGLIADPFLPSMIKNNTTDYPKDRWEIFSQFHDTIYQQYDEYLSGPTPIKMKMLGFWEFFSQSFSNPQKTYKAIKKAGNPVKYKQAVASILSNEK from the coding sequence ATGTCAACCACTTTACTATCTTCCCCTTTACAAGGCTTCACGGATTTTAGATTCCGTAATGCATTTCATCATTATTTTGGTGGCATAGATACGTTTTACGCGCCTTACATTAGGCTAAACGGAAAGCTAAAAATTAAGCAATCGTACCAATTAGATTTACAACCAGAAAATAACACGACGTTAGAGGTGATTCCGCAAGTGATGACCAATGATCCTGACGAGTTTATGTTTGTGGTTAAATACGTGCAAAGTTTAGGATATAAAGAGTTAAACTGGAATTTAGGTTGTCCCTATCCAATGGTCACTAAATCCGGAATGGGTTCTGGTTTGATTTGTAATCCTGCTAAAATTAACGACGTCTTAAAAAAAGCACACGACGAAAGTGATATTACGGTCTCTATGAAAATGAGAATGGGGTATGACCATGCGGAAGAAATTTTAGACACCTTCCCTATCCTAGACAGTTACCCCCTTAAAAATATTGCGATTCATGCCCGAATTGGAAAACAACTATACAAAGGTCCTGTAGATTTAGAGGCTTTTGAGCGTTGTATTACTAGTACAAAGCACAAATTATATTATAATGGTGATATCACTAGCGTTGCTGCCTTTAAAAAGATAGAGGCACGTTTTCCGAGTATTGATCATTTTATGATTGGTCGTGGTTTAATTGCAGATCCGTTTTTACCCAGCATGATTAAAAATAACACCACAGACTATCCTAAAGACCGTTGGGAGATTTTTAGTCAATTTCATGATACGATTTACCAACAGTACGACGAGTATCTGTCTGGACCAACGCCAATAAAAATGAAAATGTTAGGGTTTTGGGAATTTTTCTCGCAGTCGTTTTCTAATCCTCAAAAAACATATAAAGCCATAAAAAAAGCTGGAAATCCTGTAAAATACAAGCAAGCAGTCGCTAGTATTTTGAGTAATGAAAAGTAA
- a CDS encoding Xaa-Pro dipeptidyl-peptidase: MIKKYIKASALALIFSAATISFAQEKTVPVFENGEAQKVEGFSNYKDYIRHDLWVETTFNTDGDDTLDRVHVSVTRPKQTDTEGLKLPIVYVTSPYFAGVAPDVPGIMWDVEHELGEPAKTERVHPEVTRLGERPIISNSHIASWVPRGYIVVHSSSPGTGLSQGSPTVGGPNEALAPKAVIDWLNGRAKGYTTPDGDEEVEAFWSTGKVGMTGTSYNGTLPLAAATTGVDGLEAIIPIAPNTSSYHYYRSNGLVRSPGGYLGEDIDVLYDFIHSGDESKRPYNNKTVRDTEMANGMDRETGDLNDFWNDRDYLNQMDGMKAALLMSHGFNDWNVMPEHSNRIYQKAKAMGLPTQLYYHQNGHGGPPPMTMMNRWFTHYLHGIDNGVENDPQVKIVRENDKPNNPTSYTAYPNPEAENVTLYLNKGGNEVGPLTTLRSKKQKTETLEDDFNISGKQHAQAEKSKHRLLYATKTLKQDVHISGESTITISLSSSKAAANLSVMLVSLPYTDDPEVITDNIITRGWADPQNYKSLTESEPLEKGTFYDMTFNLQPDDQIIKAGQQIGLIIFSSDKEFTIHPKPGTKLKVDLDKTSITLPVVGGLDVLKKALE, from the coding sequence ATGATAAAAAAGTATATAAAAGCTTCTGCTCTAGCCTTAATATTTTCGGCAGCTACCATAAGTTTCGCGCAAGAAAAAACAGTGCCTGTTTTTGAAAACGGAGAAGCGCAAAAAGTAGAAGGCTTTAGCAATTATAAAGATTATATAAGACATGACCTTTGGGTAGAAACAACCTTTAATACCGATGGAGACGACACTTTAGATCGTGTTCACGTGTCTGTAACTAGGCCAAAACAAACGGACACAGAAGGTTTAAAACTACCAATAGTTTACGTTACCAGCCCTTATTTTGCTGGTGTGGCTCCAGATGTCCCAGGTATTATGTGGGATGTAGAGCATGAGTTAGGCGAACCTGCCAAAACCGAACGTGTCCATCCAGAAGTTACCCGTTTAGGAGAACGTCCAATTATATCAAATTCGCATATCGCATCATGGGTACCTCGCGGTTATATTGTGGTTCACTCCTCTTCCCCAGGAACAGGTTTATCACAAGGTAGTCCAACTGTTGGTGGTCCAAACGAAGCCTTAGCACCAAAAGCAGTCATCGACTGGCTAAATGGTCGCGCTAAAGGTTACACCACACCTGATGGTGACGAAGAAGTGGAAGCCTTTTGGTCTACCGGAAAAGTCGGTATGACAGGAACCTCATACAACGGAACCTTACCACTAGCAGCCGCAACAACAGGTGTAGACGGTTTGGAAGCCATTATCCCAATCGCACCAAATACCTCATCATATCACTATTACAGATCTAATGGTTTAGTACGTTCGCCAGGGGGTTATCTAGGAGAAGATATTGATGTATTATATGATTTTATACATAGTGGCGACGAGAGTAAGCGTCCGTACAATAACAAAACCGTTAGAGATACAGAAATGGCTAACGGCATGGACAGAGAAACTGGAGATTTAAACGATTTCTGGAACGACCGCGATTACCTCAACCAAATGGATGGTATGAAAGCTGCATTATTAATGTCTCATGGTTTTAACGACTGGAATGTTATGCCAGAACACAGTAATCGTATTTACCAAAAAGCCAAAGCAATGGGCTTACCAACACAACTATATTATCATCAAAACGGACACGGTGGACCACCACCAATGACGATGATGAACCGTTGGTTTACACACTATTTACACGGTATTGATAATGGGGTGGAAAATGACCCACAAGTCAAAATTGTTAGAGAAAATGACAAACCCAACAATCCGACGTCGTATACAGCCTATCCAAATCCAGAGGCTGAAAATGTGACATTATATTTAAATAAAGGCGGTAACGAGGTTGGTCCTTTAACAACCCTACGAAGCAAAAAGCAAAAAACAGAAACGCTAGAGGATGATTTTAATATATCTGGAAAGCAACATGCGCAAGCCGAAAAAAGTAAACACCGTTTATTATATGCTACTAAGACTTTAAAACAAGATGTTCATATCTCTGGAGAAAGCACAATTACAATTAGCTTATCTAGTAGTAAAGCTGCTGCCAATTTATCAGTGATGTTAGTGTCGTTACCGTATACTGATGATCCAGAAGTGATCACAGATAATATTATTACACGTGGTTGGGCGGATCCGCAAAACTATAAATCGTTAACAGAAAGTGAACCGCTTGAAAAAGGAACCTTTTACGATATGACCTTCAATTTACAACCAGATGATCAAATTATCAAAGCAGGACAACAAATTGGTTTGATTATTTTTTCTAGTGATAAAGAGTTTACTATTCATCCTAAACCAGGAACAAAATTAAAAGTTGATTTAGACAAAACAAGTATCACATTACCTGTCGTTGGTGGTTTAGACGTATTAAAAAAGGCTCTTGAGTAA
- a CDS encoding Fic family protein — protein sequence MSQINKLAKLPPKREKVETIEILRQLSKSSNSLGELKGIAKTIPNQEMLINAVVLQEAKDSSEIENIITTQDELYKALATNIKQPTQVKEVINYRSAIFSGFELIQKQGFLKLKDIETIQKTIIENNAGIRSMTGTVLKNDKTGEIVYTPPQEKDEILDLLGNFLEHFNVIHNDLNPLINLAILHYQFESIHPFYDGNGRAGRILNILYLITNDLLDIPILYLSSYINENKADYYRLLNTVNNKDEWSEYIIYMLKAVEVTSNRTIEKINSIKVLLDKTIIFAQEKEPKIYRKELIELLFEQPYSKIEFVVEKLNVERKAASRYLKKMEDIGILTSQKIGRESVYVNTKLIEILKKH from the coding sequence ATGTCCCAAATCAATAAACTTGCAAAACTTCCACCAAAAAGAGAAAAAGTAGAAACTATTGAAATTCTTCGTCAATTGAGCAAATCCTCAAATTCACTAGGAGAATTAAAAGGAATTGCTAAAACTATTCCTAATCAAGAAATGTTGATAAATGCTGTTGTCTTACAAGAAGCTAAGGATAGTTCGGAAATAGAAAATATTATTACAACACAAGATGAATTATATAAAGCTTTAGCTACAAACATAAAACAACCAACTCAAGTTAAAGAAGTTATAAATTACAGAAGTGCTATTTTTTCTGGTTTTGAATTAATTCAGAAACAAGGATTTTTAAAGCTAAAAGATATCGAAACTATTCAAAAAACCATTATCGAAAATAATGCTGGAATTCGCTCAATGACTGGAACTGTGCTAAAAAACGATAAAACTGGAGAAATTGTCTATACACCTCCACAAGAAAAAGATGAAATTTTAGATTTATTAGGAAACTTCTTAGAACATTTTAATGTCATACATAACGATTTAAATCCACTAATTAATTTAGCTATTTTACATTATCAATTTGAAAGTATTCACCCTTTTTATGATGGAAACGGAAGAGCAGGAAGAATACTAAATATTTTATACTTAATTACAAACGACCTTTTAGATATTCCTATTTTATATTTAAGCTCATATATCAACGAAAATAAAGCAGATTATTACCGTTTACTAAATACCGTTAACAATAAAGACGAATGGTCTGAATATATAATTTATATGCTAAAAGCTGTTGAAGTAACATCAAACAGAACTATTGAGAAAATAAATTCAATTAAAGTATTATTGGATAAAACTATAATATTTGCTCAAGAAAAAGAACCTAAAATTTATAGAAAAGAATTAATTGAATTACTCTTTGAGCAACCTTATTCTAAAATAGAATTTGTTGTAGAAAAATTAAACGTAGAAAGAAAAGCGGCTTCACGATATTTAAAAAAAATGGAAGATATTGGAATATTAACTTCTCAAAAAATTGGAAGAGAAAGTGTTTACGTAAATACAAAATTAATAGAAATATTAAAAAAGCACTAA
- a CDS encoding ribosomal protein L7/L12, whose translation MKIVINNITLDKEIILELIDAGQLAAIKYVRAQTNLGLKESKTIVENLIANPEYYDGKSHTIAVVSPDMDKNIETLEKKSSNGMLYSKPNQVKKYVLIILAICLVAALYLVLNR comes from the coding sequence ATGAAAATTGTTATAAATAACATAACATTAGATAAGGAGATTATTCTGGAGTTAATTGACGCTGGTCAACTGGCGGCAATAAAATATGTCCGTGCGCAGACTAACTTAGGTTTAAAGGAAAGCAAAACTATTGTCGAGAATTTGATAGCTAATCCCGAATATTATGATGGTAAATCGCATACCATAGCTGTGGTTTCCCCAGACATGGATAAAAACATCGAAACGTTAGAAAAAAAATCTAGCAATGGGATGTTGTACAGCAAACCTAATCAAGTTAAAAAATACGTGCTTATTATTTTAGCCATTTGTTTGGTCGCTGCTCTATATCTAGTTTTAAACCGATAA
- a CDS encoding YkgJ family cysteine cluster protein yields the protein MSIERRVRMVEVLFDTLDTEISTFQHKTTLHCATGCGKCCTNPTMEASPLEFLPFAFHLFLNGQAETTLKTLNTKAKHSICHIYSPLSLVDSALGRCSNYKYRGLVCRLFGYAASNDKYGQKRMVTCKIIKENQKEVLKETTEAINKDLNIPMFTAYYMQLSQIDFTMGNVIVPINRALKLAIEEVLQYYAYRPFPSGLANSA from the coding sequence ATGTCTATAGAGCGAAGAGTACGAATGGTGGAAGTGTTATTTGATACGTTAGATACGGAGATTTCAACCTTTCAACATAAAACAACATTACATTGCGCAACGGGTTGCGGTAAGTGCTGTACTAACCCCACAATGGAAGCCTCTCCTTTAGAGTTTTTACCTTTTGCGTTTCATCTTTTTTTAAACGGTCAAGCCGAAACCACGCTAAAAACACTTAATACCAAAGCAAAACACTCCATTTGCCATATTTATAGCCCCTTAAGTCTCGTAGACAGCGCACTAGGACGTTGTAGTAATTATAAATATCGCGGTTTAGTCTGTCGCCTTTTTGGCTATGCAGCTTCTAATGATAAGTATGGACAAAAACGCATGGTGACTTGCAAAATTATAAAAGAAAACCAAAAAGAAGTACTTAAAGAAACTACAGAGGCCATAAACAAAGACCTAAATATCCCAATGTTTACAGCGTATTACATGCAACTGTCGCAGATAGATTTTACAATGGGTAATGTTATTGTCCCAATAAACAGGGCGCTAAAATTAGCCATTGAAGAAGTCCTACAATACTATGCCTATAGACCGTTTCCAAGTGGTTTAGCAAATAGTGCGTAA